In Solobacterium moorei, a single genomic region encodes these proteins:
- a CDS encoding alanyl-tRNA synthetase, protein MNHYDNLLNLSCDTTITTEKDGYYTFAETVFYGEKGGMPGDKGTINGLEVIDLKWEDDVLYHKVDGTLQNPIHMEVDKETRIINTTVQSAYHLLDGYYGKMGLYIVAIGVTSPENQWYEVNSKDLDEKHLQEVQDFMNDTLLQDIPTEFTYYKGSDYPNPKYANHDEVRVVTFGDIDSQPCGTPHVNNVNQIGSFIILGSEKTSRGTRIYTTVSWATNIKLKKYYNLIQELRKTLNAKEDDILENIQTLRNTNKIYKKQIEELQKELTAYKVKDILQMKANVLVDVVDVSQLRTVSQALLNQVSSTKILITSSDDINDFSIISPEGKARDIYAAIQESLEASGGGSPKIVTARSSKPKQEIIELLQKSI, encoded by the coding sequence ATGAATCACTATGATAATCTATTAAACCTCAGTTGTGATACCACAATCACAACTGAAAAAGATGGCTACTACACTTTCGCAGAAACAGTATTCTATGGTGAAAAAGGTGGTATGCCTGGAGATAAAGGAACCATCAACGGTCTAGAGGTTATTGACCTAAAATGGGAAGATGATGTCCTCTACCACAAAGTTGACGGTACTTTACAAAACCCTATCCACATGGAAGTTGATAAAGAGACACGTATCATCAATACGACCGTACAGAGTGCATATCATCTACTAGACGGCTATTATGGCAAGATGGGCTTATATATTGTTGCGATTGGTGTTACATCACCAGAAAATCAATGGTATGAGGTCAACAGTAAAGACTTAGATGAAAAACACCTACAAGAAGTACAAGACTTCATGAATGATACACTACTGCAAGATATTCCAACAGAATTTACATACTACAAAGGTAGTGACTATCCAAACCCTAAATACGCAAATCATGATGAAGTACGCGTTGTAACATTTGGTGATATCGACTCTCAACCATGTGGTACACCCCACGTGAATAATGTGAATCAAATTGGCAGTTTTATTATCCTTGGCAGTGAAAAAACATCACGCGGTACACGTATCTATACAACCGTCAGTTGGGCTACAAATATCAAATTAAAGAAGTACTACAACTTAATTCAAGAACTACGTAAAACACTTAACGCAAAAGAAGATGATATTTTAGAAAATATCCAAACCTTACGGAATACAAATAAGATATATAAGAAACAGATTGAAGAACTTCAAAAAGAACTAACAGCATATAAAGTCAAAGACATTCTGCAAATGAAAGCTAATGTTTTAGTGGATGTTGTGGATGTGAGTCAATTACGTACTGTATCACAAGCTCTACTAAATCAAGTATCTTCCACAAAAATTCTGATTACTTCTTCTGATGATATCAATGACTTCTCCATCATTTCACCAGAAGGAAAAGCAAGAGATATCTACGCAGCTATCCAAGAATCATTAGAAGCTAGTGGTGGTGGCTCACCTAAAATTGTCACTGCACGCTCATCTAAACCAAAACAAGAAATCATTGAACTACTACAAAAATCCATCTAA